A region from the Lolium perenne isolate Kyuss_39 chromosome 4, Kyuss_2.0, whole genome shotgun sequence genome encodes:
- the LOC127296938 gene encoding probable pyridoxal 5'-phosphate synthase subunit PDX2 isoform X1 — MAVVGVLALQGSYNEHISALRRIGVKGVEVRKPEQLLGLDSLIIPGGESTTMAKLANYHNLFPALREFVGAGKPVWGTCAGLIFLANKAIGQKSGGQELIGGLDCTVHRNFFGSQVRSFETELSVPILAEKEGGSPTCRGVFIRAPAILDVGSDVEILADCPVPAGTPSITITSGEGVEEEVYSKDRVIVAVRQGNILATAFHPELTSDSRWHRLFLDMDAKAFSALSLSTSSRDAEGRSKPRPLDLPIFE, encoded by the exons ATGGCGGTGGTCGGCGTTCTCGCGCTGCAGGGCTCCTACAACGAGCACATCTCCG CTCTGAGGAGGATCGGGGTGAAGGGGGTGGAGGTTCGCAAGCCCGAGCAGCTGCTGGGCCTCGACTCGCTCATCATCCCCGGCGGCGAGAGCACCACCATGGCCAAGCTCGCCAATTACCATAACCTG TTTCCCGCTCTTCGCGAGTTTGTTGGTGCAGGAAAGCCTGTGTGGGGAACTTGTGCTGGGCTCATTTTCCTTGCAAACAAGGCGATAG GTCAAAAATCGGGAGGCCAGGAGCTTATTGGGGGACTAGATTGTACAGTCCACAGGAACTTTTTTGGAAGCCAG GTGAGAAGTTTTGAAACCGAACTTTCAGTGCCAATTCTCGCAGAGAAGGAAGGAGGCAGTCCTACATGCCGTGGAGTATTTATACGAGCACCTGCTATCTTGGATGTAGGATCAGATGTTGAAATATTGGCTGATTGCCCTGTTCCTGCTGGTACACCCAGCATTACAATAACATCTGGCGAGGGTGTTGAG GAAGAAGTGTATTCAAAAGATCGGGTAATTGTTGCGGTACGGCAAGGGAACATCCTCGCCACCGCTTTTCACCCAGAATTGACATCAGACTCTAGATG GCATCGACTCTTCTTGGATATGGATGCAAAGGCCTTCTCGGCGCTATCACTATCGACATCCTCAAGAGACGCGGAAGGGCGGTCAAAGCCTAGGCCTCTTGATCTACCTATATTTGAGTAG
- the LOC127296938 gene encoding probable pyridoxal 5'-phosphate synthase subunit PDX2 isoform X2, whose translation MAVVGVLALQGSYNEHISALRRIGVKGVEVRKPEQLLGLDSLIIPGGESTTMAKLANYHNLFPALREFVGAGKPVWGTCAGLIFLANKAIGQKSGGQELIGGLDCTVHRNFFGSQVRSFETELSVPILAEKEGGSPTCRGVFIRAPAILDVGSDVEILADCPVPAGTPSITITSGEGVELWSAYHLFAAPRRSVFKRSGNCCGTAREHPRHRFSPRIDIRL comes from the exons ATGGCGGTGGTCGGCGTTCTCGCGCTGCAGGGCTCCTACAACGAGCACATCTCCG CTCTGAGGAGGATCGGGGTGAAGGGGGTGGAGGTTCGCAAGCCCGAGCAGCTGCTGGGCCTCGACTCGCTCATCATCCCCGGCGGCGAGAGCACCACCATGGCCAAGCTCGCCAATTACCATAACCTG TTTCCCGCTCTTCGCGAGTTTGTTGGTGCAGGAAAGCCTGTGTGGGGAACTTGTGCTGGGCTCATTTTCCTTGCAAACAAGGCGATAG GTCAAAAATCGGGAGGCCAGGAGCTTATTGGGGGACTAGATTGTACAGTCCACAGGAACTTTTTTGGAAGCCAG GTGAGAAGTTTTGAAACCGAACTTTCAGTGCCAATTCTCGCAGAGAAGGAAGGAGGCAGTCCTACATGCCGTGGAGTATTTATACGAGCACCTGCTATCTTGGATGTAGGATCAGATGTTGAAATATTGGCTGATTGCCCTGTTCCTGCTGGTACACCCAGCATTACAATAACATCTGGCGAGGGTGTTGAG CTATGGTCTGCATACCATCTATTTGCTGCACCAA GAAGAAGTGTATTCAAAAGATCGGGTAATTGTTGCGGTACGGCAAGGGAACATCCTCGCCACCGCTTTTCACCCAGAATTGACATCAGACTCTAG